From a single Pseudomonas triticicola genomic region:
- the flgG gene encoding flagellar basal-body rod protein FlgG, translating into MLPALWVAKTGLSAQDTNLTTISNNLANVSTTGFKRDRAEFQDLLYQIKRQPGAQSTQDSELPSGLQVGTGVRIVGTQKNFTAGSLQTTEQPLDMAIDGRGFFQILQPDGTTSYTRDGTFHLDSNGQIVNASGFALEPAIIIPNDAQTFTVGRDGTVSITIAGNPASQVIGNLQTADFINPAGLQAVGNNLFLETAASGAPQIGTPGLNGFGTTLQNTLETSNVSTVEEMVNMITTQRAYEMNSKVISTADQMLSFVTQNL; encoded by the coding sequence ATGCTTCCGGCTCTATGGGTTGCCAAAACCGGTCTGTCCGCCCAGGACACCAACCTGACCACCATTTCCAACAACCTGGCGAACGTCTCGACCACGGGTTTCAAACGTGACCGTGCCGAGTTCCAGGACTTGCTCTATCAGATCAAGCGTCAGCCAGGTGCCCAGTCGACCCAGGACAGCGAACTGCCGTCGGGTCTGCAAGTGGGTACCGGTGTGCGCATTGTCGGCACCCAGAAAAACTTCACCGCCGGCAGCCTGCAAACCACCGAGCAGCCACTGGACATGGCCATCGACGGTCGCGGTTTCTTCCAGATCCTGCAGCCGGACGGCACCACGTCCTACACCCGTGACGGTACTTTCCACCTCGACTCCAATGGCCAGATCGTCAACGCCAGCGGTTTCGCACTGGAACCGGCGATCATCATTCCGAACGATGCGCAGACCTTCACTGTCGGCCGTGACGGCACCGTGTCGATCACCATCGCCGGCAACCCGGCCTCGCAAGTGATCGGCAACCTGCAGACCGCCGACTTCATCAACCCGGCCGGCCTGCAAGCGGTGGGCAACAACCTGTTCCTGGAAACCGCTGCTTCCGGCGCGCCGCAGATCGGCACCCCGGGCCTCAACGGTTTCGGTACCACGCTGCAGAACACCTTGGAAACCTCCAACGTCAGCACCGTTGAAGAGATGGTCAACATGATCACCACTCAACGCGCCTACGAGATGAACTCCAAGGTGATCTCCACCGCCGACCAGATGCTCTCGTTCGTAACGCAGAATCTGTAA
- a CDS encoding flagellar basal body rod protein FlgF — translation MDKYLYVAMTGASQNALAQRAHANNLANISTNGFQRDLEQARSMPVFGDSFPARAFAMSERPATDFTPGSLVQTGRELDVAVSGNGFIAVQNPSGGESYVRTGSLNIDALGVLRAGNGMPVIGNGGPIAVPPEQQVEVGEDGTISIRAMGEGPRVMAEVDRIKLVNPDIKNMNKGLDGSIYTKDGQPAQADANVKLVSGFLESSNVNAVEEMTSVLALAKQFELHVKMMNTAKDDDQAMARVLQIS, via the coding sequence GTGGACAAGTACCTTTATGTGGCAATGACCGGCGCCAGCCAGAACGCACTGGCGCAGCGGGCGCATGCCAACAACCTGGCGAACATCTCCACCAACGGCTTCCAGCGCGACCTCGAGCAGGCGCGTTCGATGCCGGTGTTCGGTGACAGCTTTCCGGCGCGTGCGTTTGCCATGAGCGAACGTCCCGCCACCGACTTCACGCCGGGCTCGCTGGTGCAGACCGGACGTGAACTCGACGTCGCGGTATCCGGCAACGGTTTCATCGCCGTGCAAAACCCCAGCGGTGGTGAAAGCTACGTGCGCACCGGCAGCCTCAACATCGACGCCCTCGGCGTATTGCGCGCCGGCAACGGCATGCCGGTGATCGGTAATGGCGGCCCGATCGCCGTGCCGCCCGAGCAGCAGGTCGAAGTCGGCGAAGACGGCACCATCAGCATTCGCGCGATGGGCGAAGGCCCGCGCGTCATGGCCGAAGTCGACCGGATCAAACTGGTCAACCCGGACATCAAGAACATGAACAAAGGCCTCGACGGTTCGATTTACACCAAGGACGGCCAGCCGGCGCAAGCCGACGCCAACGTCAAACTGGTCTCGGGTTTCCTCGAGTCGAGCAACGTCAATGCCGTGGAAGAAATGACTTCGGTGCTGGCCCTGGCCAAGCAGTTCGAGTTGCACGTCAAGATGATGAACACCGCCAAAGACGACGACCAGGCCATGGCTCGGGTCTTGCAGATCAGCTAA
- a CDS encoding sigma-54-dependent phenylalanine hydroxylase transcriptional regulator PhhR, whose amino-acid sequence MRIKVHCQNRIGILRDILNLLVAYGINVARGEVGGEHGNAIYLHCPNLINIQFQALRPKFEAIGGVFGVKRVGLMPSERRHMELNALLGALEFPVLSIDMGGSIVAANRAAAQLLGVRVDEVPGIPLSRYAEDFDLPELVRANKSRINGMRVKVKGDIFLADIAPLQSEHDDSEAMAGAVLTLHRADRVGERIYNVRKQELRGFDSIFQSSKVMAAVVREARRMAPLDAPLLIEGETGTGKELLARACHLASPRGQSPLMALNCAGLPESMAETELFGYGPGAFEGARAEGKLGLLELTAGGTLFLDGVGEMSPRLQVKLLRFLQDGCFRRVGSDEEVYLDVRVICATQVDLSELCARGEFRQDLYHRLNVLSLHIPPLRECLDGLTPLVEHFLDQASRQIGCPLPKLAPAAMDRLSHYHWPGNVRQLENVLFQAVSLCDGGTVKAEHIRLPDYGVRQPLGDFSLDGSLDEIVGRFEKAVLERLYSEHPSSRQLGKRLGVSHTTIANKLREYEVGKTSES is encoded by the coding sequence ATGCGCATCAAAGTCCACTGCCAGAACCGCATCGGCATCCTGCGCGACATTCTCAATCTGCTGGTGGCGTACGGGATCAACGTTGCCCGCGGTGAAGTTGGCGGTGAGCATGGCAATGCGATCTATCTGCACTGCCCGAACCTGATCAACATCCAGTTCCAGGCATTGCGCCCCAAGTTCGAGGCGATCGGCGGGGTGTTTGGGGTCAAGCGCGTCGGGCTGATGCCCAGTGAACGCCGGCACATGGAATTGAACGCACTGCTTGGCGCGCTGGAGTTTCCGGTGCTGTCGATCGACATGGGCGGCTCGATCGTTGCGGCCAACCGCGCGGCGGCGCAGTTGCTCGGCGTGCGCGTCGATGAGGTGCCGGGGATTCCGCTGTCGCGCTACGCCGAGGATTTCGACCTGCCCGAACTGGTGCGCGCCAACAAATCGCGGATCAACGGCATGCGCGTCAAGGTCAAGGGCGACATCTTTCTCGCCGACATCGCGCCGCTGCAATCGGAGCACGATGACAGCGAGGCCATGGCCGGCGCCGTGCTGACGCTGCACCGCGCCGATCGGGTCGGCGAGCGAATCTACAATGTGCGCAAGCAAGAGCTGCGCGGGTTCGACAGCATCTTTCAAAGCTCGAAAGTCATGGCCGCTGTGGTCCGCGAAGCGCGGCGCATGGCGCCGCTGGATGCGCCGCTATTAATAGAAGGCGAAACCGGCACTGGCAAGGAACTGCTGGCGCGCGCCTGCCACCTCGCCAGCCCGCGCGGACAGTCACCGTTGATGGCGCTCAACTGCGCCGGACTGCCGGAGTCGATGGCCGAGACCGAACTGTTCGGCTACGGCCCCGGCGCTTTCGAAGGCGCTCGTGCTGAGGGCAAGCTTGGCCTGCTGGAGTTGACCGCTGGCGGCACGCTGTTTCTCGATGGCGTCGGCGAGATGAGCCCGCGCTTGCAGGTCAAGCTGCTGCGCTTTCTTCAGGACGGTTGCTTCCGTCGCGTCGGCAGTGATGAAGAGGTCTATCTCGATGTGCGGGTGATCTGCGCGACCCAGGTGGACTTGTCCGAATTGTGCGCGCGCGGCGAGTTTCGTCAGGATCTCTATCACCGCTTGAACGTGCTGTCGCTGCACATCCCGCCACTGCGCGAATGCCTCGACGGTCTGACGCCGCTGGTTGAACACTTTCTCGATCAGGCCAGTCGGCAGATCGGCTGTCCGCTGCCGAAACTGGCCCCGGCGGCGATGGATCGCCTCAGCCATTACCACTGGCCGGGCAACGTGCGGCAGTTGGAGAACGTACTGTTCCAGGCGGTTTCCCTGTGCGACGGCGGCACGGTCAAGGCCGAACATATTCGCCTGCCGGATTACGGCGTGCGTCAGCCGCTTGGCGACTTCTCCCTCGACGGAAGTCTCGACGAGATCGTCGGGCGTTTCGAGAAAGCCGTGCTGGAACGCTTGTATTCCGAGCACCCGAGTAGTCGGCAGTTGGGCAAGCGGCTGGGGGTTTCGCACACCACCATTGCCAATAAGCTGCGTGAGTATGAGGTGGGTAAAACCTCCGAAAGCTAA
- the phhA gene encoding phenylalanine 4-monooxygenase — protein MKQTQYVAREPDAQGFIDYPAEEHAVWNTLITRQLKVIEGRACQEYLDGIEKLGLPHDRIPQLAEINKVLGETTGWQVARVPALIPFQTFFELLASKQFPVATFIRTREELDYLQEPDIFHEIFGHCPLLTNPYFAEFTHTYGKLGLQATKEERVYLARLYWMTIEFGLVDTPQGKRIYGGGILSSPKETVYCLSDEPEHQVFDPLEAMRTPYRIDILQPLYFVLPNLKRLFDVAHEDIMAMVRQGMQLGLHAPKFPPKPKAA, from the coding sequence ATGAAGCAGACGCAATACGTGGCTCGCGAGCCCGATGCGCAAGGTTTTATCGACTACCCCGCCGAAGAACATGCGGTGTGGAACACGCTGATCACTCGCCAGTTGAAGGTGATCGAAGGTCGCGCGTGCCAGGAATACCTGGACGGTATCGAAAAACTCGGTCTGCCCCACGACCGCATCCCGCAACTGGCCGAGATCAATAAAGTCCTCGGCGAGACCACTGGCTGGCAAGTTGCCCGGGTGCCAGCGCTGATTCCTTTCCAGACCTTTTTCGAGTTGCTTGCCAGCAAGCAATTCCCCGTCGCCACCTTCATTCGTACCCGCGAAGAACTCGACTACCTGCAAGAGCCGGACATCTTTCACGAGATCTTTGGTCATTGCCCGTTGCTGACCAACCCGTACTTCGCTGAATTCACCCACACCTACGGCAAGCTCGGCCTGCAAGCGACCAAGGAAGAGCGCGTGTATCTGGCACGGTTGTACTGGATGACCATCGAATTCGGTCTGGTCGACACCCCGCAGGGCAAGCGCATCTACGGCGGCGGAATTCTGTCCTCGCCGAAAGAAACCGTTTACTGCCTGTCGGACGAGCCCGAGCATCAGGTTTTCGATCCGCTGGAAGCCATGCGCACGCCGTATCGCATCGACATTCTGCAGCCGCTGTACTTCGTCCTGCCCAATCTCAAACGCCTGTTCGACGTGGCCCATGAAGACATCATGGCCATGGTTCGTCAGGGCATGCAGTTGGGCTTGCACGCGCCGAAATTTCCGCCGAAACCCAAAGCCGCCTGA
- a CDS encoding 4a-hydroxytetrahydrobiopterin dehydratase, translating into MSTLNQAHCEACRADAPQVSDEELPILIKQIPDWNIEVRDGIMQLEKVFLFKNFKHALAFTNAVGEISEAEGHHPGLLTEWGKVTVTWWSHSIKGLHRNDFIMAARTDEVAKTAEGRK; encoded by the coding sequence ATGTCGACTTTGAACCAAGCCCACTGCGAAGCCTGCCGCGCCGATGCGCCACAAGTCAGCGATGAAGAACTGCCGATCCTGATCAAGCAGATCCCTGACTGGAACATCGAAGTACGCGACGGCATCATGCAGTTGGAGAAAGTTTTCCTGTTCAAGAACTTCAAGCATGCGCTGGCCTTCACCAACGCCGTGGGCGAGATCTCCGAGGCCGAAGGTCACCACCCGGGCCTGCTGACCGAGTGGGGCAAAGTCACCGTGACCTGGTGGAGCCATTCGATCAAAGGCCTGCACCGCAACGACTTCATCATGGCTGCGCGCACTGACGAAGTGGCGAAGACCGCAGAAGGACGCAAGTAA
- a CDS encoding amino acid aminotransferase, with the protein MHFDAIGRVPGDPILGLMEAYALDANPRKFDLGVGVYKDAQGLTPIPEAVKIAEARLVESQDTKTYIGGHGNPLFGKVINELVLGADSQLITEQRAGATQTPGGTGALRLAADFIAQCLPGKGVWLSNPTWPIHETIFAAAKVKVSHYPYVGSDNRLDVEAMLAVLREVPKGDVVLLHACCHNPTGFDLSHDDWKRVLEVVRSRDLLPLIDFAYQGFGDGLEQDAWSTRLFAAQVPELLITSSCSKNFGLYRDRTGALIVCATSADKLIDIRSQLANIARNLWSTPPDHGAAVVATILADPELKARWADEVEAMRLRIAQLRSGLVEALEPHGLRERFAHIGVQRGMFSYTGLSPEQVKTLRERHSVYMVSSGRANVAGIDATRLALLADAIADACK; encoded by the coding sequence ATGCACTTCGACGCCATCGGCCGGGTCCCCGGCGACCCGATTCTCGGTTTGATGGAGGCCTATGCGCTGGATGCCAATCCGCGCAAGTTCGACCTCGGCGTTGGCGTCTACAAGGATGCCCAGGGCCTGACGCCGATCCCGGAAGCGGTGAAAATCGCTGAAGCGCGACTGGTCGAAAGCCAGGACACCAAGACCTACATCGGTGGCCACGGCAATCCGCTGTTCGGCAAGGTCATCAATGAGCTGGTACTCGGTGCCGACTCGCAACTGATCACCGAACAACGCGCCGGCGCCACCCAGACCCCGGGCGGTACCGGTGCCTTGCGGCTGGCGGCAGACTTCATTGCGCAATGCCTGCCGGGCAAAGGCGTGTGGTTGAGCAACCCGACCTGGCCGATCCACGAAACCATTTTCGCCGCCGCCAAGGTCAAGGTCAGCCACTACCCGTACGTCGGCAGTGACAACCGCCTCGACGTCGAAGCGATGCTCGCCGTGCTCAGGGAAGTGCCGAAGGGTGACGTGGTGCTGCTGCATGCGTGCTGCCACAACCCGACCGGTTTCGACCTGAGCCATGACGACTGGAAGCGTGTGCTTGAAGTGGTGCGCAGCCGCGATTTGCTGCCGCTGATCGACTTTGCTTATCAGGGTTTTGGCGATGGCCTGGAGCAGGACGCGTGGTCGACCCGGTTGTTCGCGGCGCAAGTGCCGGAGCTGCTGATCACCAGTTCCTGCTCGAAGAACTTCGGCCTGTACCGCGACCGCACCGGTGCGCTGATCGTCTGCGCGACCAGCGCTGACAAGCTCATCGACATCCGCAGCCAACTGGCCAATATCGCCCGCAATCTGTGGTCGACGCCGCCGGATCACGGCGCGGCGGTGGTCGCGACCATCCTCGCCGACCCAGAGCTGAAAGCGCGCTGGGCCGATGAAGTGGAAGCCATGCGCTTGCGAATCGCGCAGTTGCGCAGCGGCTTGGTCGAGGCGCTGGAACCGCACGGTTTGCGCGAGCGTTTCGCGCACATCGGTGTGCAACGCGGGATGTTCTCCTACACCGGCCTGTCGCCGGAACAGGTGAAAACCCTGCGCGAGCGGCATAGCGTGTACATGGTCAGCTCCGGCCGCGCGAATGTCGCCGGCATCGACGCCACCCGCCTCGCATTGCTCGCTGACGCGATCGCTGACGCCTGCAAATAG
- a CDS encoding MFS transporter: MSEPQRPLAVTLQVVSIVLFTFIGYLNIGIPLAVLPGYVHSDLGFGAVIAGLVISVQYLATLLSRPYAGKIIDNQGSKRAVMIGLAGCGLSGVFMLISAWTPNLPLLSLISLLIGRLVLGSAESLVGSGSIGWGIGRVGAANTAKVISWNGIASYGALAIGAPFGVWLVSRLGLWSMGVSIILLALLGLALAWPKTAAPIVAGERLPFMHVLGKVFPHGCGLALGSIGFGTIATFITLYYATQHWDNAVLCLSLFGASFIGARLLFGNLINRLGGFRVAIACLSVETLGLLLLWIAPDAHWALAGAALSGFGFSLVFPALGVEAVNLVPASSRGAAVGAYSLFIDLSLGITGPLAGAIAAGFGFASIFLFAAFAALSGLGLSVYLYKHTAKYREV, translated from the coding sequence ATATCCGAGCCCCAGCGTCCGCTGGCGGTTACGCTGCAAGTAGTCTCCATCGTCCTCTTCACCTTCATCGGTTACCTGAACATCGGCATCCCGCTCGCCGTGTTGCCGGGCTACGTCCACAGTGACCTGGGTTTCGGTGCGGTGATCGCCGGGCTGGTGATCAGCGTGCAATACCTCGCCACCCTGCTCAGCCGCCCGTACGCGGGCAAGATCATCGACAACCAGGGCAGCAAACGCGCAGTGATGATCGGCCTCGCTGGCTGTGGCTTGAGCGGTGTGTTCATGCTGATTTCCGCGTGGACGCCGAACCTGCCGCTGCTCAGTCTGATCAGCCTGTTGATCGGCCGTCTGGTGCTGGGCAGTGCGGAAAGCCTGGTCGGCTCGGGCTCGATTGGCTGGGGCATTGGTCGGGTTGGCGCGGCGAATACGGCGAAAGTGATTTCCTGGAACGGCATCGCCAGTTACGGCGCCCTGGCGATCGGCGCGCCGTTCGGTGTCTGGCTGGTGAGCCGGCTGGGGCTGTGGAGCATGGGCGTGAGCATCATCCTCCTCGCTTTGCTCGGTCTGGCGCTGGCATGGCCGAAGACCGCCGCGCCGATCGTCGCCGGTGAACGCCTGCCGTTCATGCATGTGCTGGGCAAAGTCTTCCCCCACGGCTGCGGGCTCGCGCTGGGCTCGATCGGCTTCGGCACCATCGCCACTTTCATCACCCTGTATTACGCGACCCAGCACTGGGACAACGCCGTGCTATGCCTGAGCCTGTTCGGTGCCAGCTTCATCGGCGCGCGGCTGCTGTTCGGCAATCTGATCAACCGCCTCGGCGGCTTCCGCGTGGCGATTGCCTGCCTGTCGGTGGAAACGTTGGGTTTGTTGTTGCTGTGGATCGCACCGGATGCACATTGGGCACTGGCCGGTGCGGCGCTGAGCGGCTTTGGCTTCTCGCTGGTATTCCCGGCGCTGGGCGTGGAAGCGGTGAATCTGGTGCCGGCCTCAAGCCGTGGCGCGGCGGTCGGTGCCTATTCGCTGTTCATTGATTTGTCGCTGGGGATCACCGGGCCGCTGGCCGGGGCGATCGCAGCAGGATTCGGTTTTGCTTCGATCTTCTTGTTCGCCGCATTTGCAGCGTTGAGCGGCCTTGGCTTGAGTGTCTATCTGTACAAGCACACGGCGAAGTATCGCGAGGTTTAG
- the arfB gene encoding alternative ribosome rescue aminoacyl-tRNA hydrolase ArfB, producing the protein MLVISNNVHLPDAEIELTAIRAQGAGGQNVNKVSSAMHLRFDIPNSSLPEFYKERLLALRDSRITSDGVLIIKAQQYRTQEANRADALERLVELILSATKVEKKRRPTKPTLGSKKRRLESKTKRGSIKAGRGKVDF; encoded by the coding sequence ATGCTGGTGATTTCCAACAATGTGCATCTGCCGGATGCCGAGATCGAATTGACCGCCATCCGCGCGCAAGGCGCCGGTGGACAGAACGTCAACAAGGTCTCCAGTGCCATGCATTTGCGCTTCGACATTCCCAACTCGTCATTGCCGGAGTTCTACAAGGAACGCCTGCTGGCGCTGCGTGACAGCCGTATCACCAGCGACGGCGTGCTGATCATCAAGGCGCAGCAATATCGCACCCAGGAAGCCAACCGCGCCGATGCGCTGGAGCGGCTGGTCGAGCTGATTCTCAGCGCCACCAAAGTGGAAAAGAAACGTCGTCCGACCAAGCCGACCCTCGGTTCGAAGAAGCGTCGGCTGGAGTCGAAAACCAAGCGCGGCAGCATCAAGGCCGGGCGCGGCAAGGTGGACTTCTAA
- a CDS encoding amino acid permease gives MSGQPSQSGELKRGLKNRHIQLIALGGAIGTGLFLGSAGVLKSAGPSMILGYAICGFIAFMIMRQLGEMIVEEPVAGSFSHFAHKYWGGFAGFLSGWNCWILYILVGMSELTAVGKYIHYWAPDIPTWVSAAAFFVLINAINLANVKVFGEAEFWFAIIKVVAIVGMIALGSYLLVSGHGGPQASVSNLWSHGGFFPNGVSGLVMAMAIIMFSFGGLEMLGFTAAEADKPKTVIPKAINQVIYRILIFYIGALVILLSLTPWDSLLETLNASGDSYSGSPFVQVFSMLGSNTAAHILNFVVLTAALSVYNSGTYCNSRMLLGMAEQGDAPKALAKIDKRGVPVRSILASAAVTLVAVLLNYLIPQHALELLMSLVVATLVINWAMISYSHFKFRQHMNQTKQTPLFKALWYPYGNFVCLAFVVFILGVMLLIPGIQISVYAIPVWVVFMWVCYLIKNKRSVQPVVAATAK, from the coding sequence ATGAGTGGACAACCCTCGCAATCAGGCGAGCTTAAGCGCGGCCTGAAAAATCGCCATATTCAACTGATCGCCCTCGGTGGCGCGATCGGTACCGGATTGTTCCTCGGTTCTGCCGGGGTACTGAAATCCGCCGGCCCGTCGATGATCCTCGGCTACGCCATTTGCGGCTTCATCGCCTTCATGATCATGCGCCAGCTCGGCGAAATGATCGTCGAAGAGCCGGTGGCCGGCTCCTTCAGCCATTTCGCGCACAAATATTGGGGCGGTTTCGCCGGTTTCCTCTCGGGTTGGAACTGCTGGATTCTGTACATTCTGGTGGGCATGTCCGAGCTGACAGCGGTCGGCAAGTACATCCATTACTGGGCGCCGGACATCCCGACCTGGGTCTCCGCTGCTGCATTCTTCGTGCTGATCAACGCGATCAACCTGGCCAACGTCAAAGTCTTCGGTGAAGCCGAATTCTGGTTTGCGATCATCAAGGTTGTGGCGATTGTCGGCATGATCGCGCTGGGCAGCTACCTGCTGGTCAGCGGCCATGGCGGCCCGCAAGCCTCGGTCTCCAACCTGTGGTCCCACGGCGGTTTCTTTCCCAACGGGGTGAGCGGTCTGGTGATGGCCATGGCGATCATCATGTTCTCCTTCGGCGGTCTGGAAATGCTCGGTTTCACCGCCGCTGAAGCCGACAAGCCGAAAACCGTGATCCCGAAAGCGATCAACCAGGTGATCTACCGCATCCTGATTTTCTACATCGGTGCACTGGTGATCCTGCTGTCGCTGACTCCTTGGGACAGCCTGCTGGAAACTCTCAATGCGTCGGGCGATTCGTACAGCGGCAGCCCGTTCGTGCAAGTGTTCTCGATGCTCGGCAGCAACACCGCCGCGCACATCCTCAATTTCGTCGTGCTGACCGCCGCGCTGTCGGTGTACAACAGCGGCACCTACTGCAACAGCCGTATGCTGCTGGGCATGGCCGAGCAGGGTGACGCGCCGAAAGCTCTGGCGAAGATCGACAAGCGCGGCGTGCCGGTGCGTTCGATTCTGGCGTCGGCAGCAGTGACGCTGGTTGCCGTGCTGCTCAACTACCTGATCCCGCAGCACGCGCTGGAACTGCTGATGTCGCTGGTGGTTGCGACGCTGGTGATCAACTGGGCGATGATCAGCTACTCGCACTTCAAGTTCCGCCAGCACATGAACCAGACCAAACAGACGCCGCTGTTCAAGGCGCTGTGGTACCCGTACGGCAACTTCGTCTGCCTGGCATTCGTGGTGTTCATCCTCGGCGTGATGCTGCTGATCCCGGGGATTCAGATCTCGGTGTACGCGATTCCGGTGTGGGTGGTGTTCATGTGGGTCTGCTACCTGATCAAGAACAAGCGCAGTGTGCAGCCGGTGGTGGCTGCGACGGCGAAATAA
- a CDS encoding leucyl aminopeptidase, producing the protein MDKPRAISHFLYYLEHHPALAGLDSAKVMLGHTADYEALTGAIAEQAGEHPRFQFSARRLDLESTAALSAAIADSDLYIFFYDSSTLPNPRPDGPEFVRALQAVMAENWKKSLLFKDYGDYFYDTFSITPQRIAGLNSHLIQRMSQATTLSFKDDHGSWFETPMSSIKKWTDINGVGNFDLAPGEIATHSEAINGHVKFKGTFLSTIPFARKYGVLESPLELWIENSTISRIATDVPGLEHDFNKYLDANPSNRRIEELGIGTNEGVKDLYARNAGFEERHCGLHLGLGGGAKGSHHLDLIFSGGVLALDDKPVFDGRFVF; encoded by the coding sequence ATGGACAAGCCCCGCGCCATCTCGCATTTCCTTTACTACCTCGAACATCACCCTGCCCTCGCCGGCCTCGACTCGGCGAAGGTCATGCTTGGCCACACCGCCGATTACGAAGCCCTGACCGGCGCCATTGCCGAACAGGCCGGCGAGCATCCGCGCTTTCAGTTCAGCGCCCGGCGCCTTGACTTGGAAAGCACCGCAGCGCTGTCCGCGGCGATTGCCGACAGCGATCTGTACATTTTCTTCTACGACTCTTCCACCCTGCCCAACCCGCGTCCCGATGGCCCGGAGTTCGTCCGCGCACTGCAAGCGGTCATGGCGGAAAACTGGAAGAAGTCGCTGCTTTTCAAGGATTACGGCGACTACTTCTACGACACTTTCAGCATCACCCCGCAGCGCATCGCCGGGCTCAACAGTCACCTGATCCAGCGCATGTCCCAGGCGACCACGCTGAGTTTCAAGGACGATCACGGCTCATGGTTCGAAACACCGATGAGCAGCATCAAGAAGTGGACCGACATCAACGGCGTCGGCAACTTCGACCTCGCCCCCGGCGAAATCGCCACCCACAGCGAAGCTATCAACGGCCATGTGAAGTTCAAGGGCACCTTCCTCAGCACCATCCCCTTTGCGCGCAAATACGGCGTGCTGGAATCACCGCTGGAGCTGTGGATCGAGAACTCGACCATCAGCCGCATCGCCACCGACGTGCCGGGGCTGGAACATGATTTCAACAAGTACCTGGATGCCAACCCGTCGAACCGGCGGATTGAGGAGTTGGGGATTGGCACCAATGAAGGCGTGAAGGATCTGTATGCGCGCAATGCCGGGTTTGAGGAGCGGCACTGTGGGCTGCATCTCGGATTGGGCGGTGGTGCCAAGGGCAGCCATCACCTGGATTTGATCTTTTCTGGCGGGGTGTTGGCGCTGGATGACAAACCAGTCTTCGACGGACGATTCGTGTTTTAA
- the rluB gene encoding 23S rRNA pseudouridine(2605) synthase RluB, producing the protein MSDINQKDDQEIGPAGEKLQKVLARIGVGSRRDVESWISQGRIKVNGKDATLGLRVDMHDAITIDGKVIKREEAAESVRRVIMYNKPDGEICTRDDPEGRPTVFDKLPRPKEGRWINIGRLDINTTGLLMFTTDGELANRLMHPSYEMDREYAVRVRGEVDDEMIERLKAGVVLEDGPARFTDIQQAPGGEGFNHWYHCVVMEGRNREVRRLWESQGLVVSRLKRVRFGPVFLNSDLPMGRWREMSQYEVDVLSAEVGLTPVAMPQLNAKSKDKLERMQRKSSRPMAKTERVRTLRPAAGAPTAPRPSREPQIEGERPGRKPVARDGERAPRPANGRTERGEGRAPAGRGTPVADRPADTTNKRPAKPAPKRPGIKLVDGDKPSGKRRGAPAGSGQRPGFGRKKPE; encoded by the coding sequence ATGAGTGACATCAATCAGAAAGACGACCAGGAAATCGGCCCAGCAGGCGAAAAGCTGCAGAAAGTCCTCGCCCGTATCGGCGTCGGCTCGCGCCGTGACGTGGAATCCTGGATCAGCCAGGGCCGGATCAAGGTCAATGGCAAAGACGCCACCCTCGGCCTGCGCGTCGACATGCATGACGCCATTACCATCGATGGCAAGGTGATCAAGCGCGAAGAGGCCGCCGAATCGGTGCGTCGCGTGATCATGTACAACAAGCCCGACGGCGAAATCTGCACCCGTGACGACCCGGAAGGCCGTCCGACCGTGTTCGACAAGCTGCCGCGTCCGAAAGAAGGCCGCTGGATCAACATCGGCCGTCTCGACATCAACACCACCGGTCTGCTGATGTTCACCACCGACGGTGAACTGGCCAACCGTCTGATGCACCCGTCCTACGAGATGGACCGCGAGTACGCCGTGCGTGTACGCGGTGAAGTCGACGACGAGATGATCGAACGTCTGAAGGCCGGCGTGGTGCTGGAAGACGGTCCGGCGCGTTTCACCGACATTCAACAGGCGCCGGGCGGTGAAGGTTTCAACCACTGGTACCACTGCGTGGTCATGGAAGGGCGCAACCGTGAAGTCCGTCGTCTGTGGGAATCGCAGGGTCTGGTGGTCAGCCGTCTGAAGCGCGTGCGTTTCGGTCCGGTATTCCTCAACTCCGACCTGCCGATGGGCCGCTGGCGCGAAATGAGCCAGTACGAAGTCGACGTGCTCAGCGCCGAAGTCGGCCTGACCCCGGTGGCGATGCCGCAGCTGAACGCCAAGAGCAAGGACAAGCTCGAACGCATGCAGCGCAAATCGTCGCGGCCGATGGCCAAGACCGAGCGCGTGCGTACCTTGCGTCCAGCCGCCGGCGCACCCACCGCGCCGCGCCCGAGCCGTGAGCCGCAGATCGAAGGCGAGCGTCCAGGTCGCAAGCCAGTCGCCCGTGACGGCGAGCGCGCACCGCGTCCGGCCAACGGTCGCACTGAGCGTGGCGAAGGTCGTGCACCAGCCGGTCGTGGTACGCCGGTAGCGGATCGTCCAGCCGATACCACCAACAAGCGCCCGGCCAAACCGGCGCCGAAGCGTCCGGGGATCAAACTGGTCGACGGCGACAAGCCCTCGGGCAAGCGTCGCGGCGCACCGGCCGGTTCCGGTCAGCGCCCGGGTTTCGGTCGCAAGAAACCGGAATAA